In one Pseudodesulfovibrio tunisiensis genomic region, the following are encoded:
- a CDS encoding N4-gp56 family major capsid protein codes for MADTEFGVNHPLAVQRWSTSLGVEAAKSQYFSKFMGMGDDALIKVKTELEKNAGDKITVGLRGKLSGDGAEGDEKIEGTDAEEALNFFDDFLFIDQRRKGTRSKGKMSDQRVPYNLRKQGRDALSTWFAEDFDEMIMMYLAGARGINADFHVRPDWTGRAGNALQVPDKAHLIYGGDASGKADVTADDVMGLMLVERLVALAETLDPMMLPFVVEGEKKHVLLMHTYQAYAMRTATSENDWLAIQKAAGARGDKNLVYRNAMGEYADVVLHKHRNVIRFADYGSGGDVAAARALFLGAQAGMIAYGGSTKANRFSWNEETDDRGNKLAITAGCIYGSKKSRYNGKDFGVVAVDTACHNPNVQAA; via the coding sequence ATGGCTGATACCGAATTTGGCGTGAACCATCCGCTGGCAGTCCAGCGTTGGAGCACCAGCCTTGGCGTGGAAGCGGCCAAGAGCCAGTACTTCTCCAAGTTCATGGGCATGGGCGACGATGCCCTGATCAAGGTGAAGACCGAGCTGGAAAAGAACGCGGGCGACAAGATCACCGTGGGGCTGCGCGGCAAGCTGTCCGGGGATGGCGCCGAAGGTGACGAGAAGATCGAAGGCACGGATGCCGAGGAAGCCCTGAACTTCTTCGACGACTTCCTGTTCATCGACCAGCGCCGCAAGGGAACCCGTTCCAAGGGCAAGATGAGCGATCAGCGCGTGCCGTACAACCTGCGCAAGCAGGGCCGTGATGCGCTCTCCACGTGGTTCGCGGAAGACTTCGACGAAATGATCATGATGTATCTGGCCGGAGCGCGCGGAATCAACGCGGATTTCCATGTGCGTCCGGACTGGACCGGACGTGCTGGCAACGCCTTGCAGGTCCCGGACAAGGCGCATCTGATCTACGGCGGCGATGCCTCGGGCAAGGCCGATGTCACGGCGGACGACGTGATGGGCCTCATGCTCGTGGAGCGTCTGGTGGCTCTGGCCGAAACCCTTGATCCCATGATGCTGCCGTTCGTGGTGGAGGGCGAGAAGAAGCATGTGCTGCTCATGCACACCTATCAGGCCTACGCCATGCGCACGGCCACTTCCGAGAACGACTGGCTGGCCATTCAGAAGGCAGCCGGAGCTCGCGGGGACAAGAACCTCGTGTACCGGAACGCCATGGGCGAATACGCGGACGTGGTGCTGCACAAGCACCGCAACGTGATTCGTTTCGCGGACTACGGTTCCGGCGGTGACGTGGCTGCGGCCCGCGCCCTGTTTCTCGGGGCTCAGGCGGGCATGATCGCCTACGGCGGCTCGACCAAGGCCAACCGCTTCTCCTGGAACGAGGAAACCGACGACCGCGGCAACAAGCTCGCCATCACTGCGGGCTGCATCTACGGCAGCAAGAAGTCCCGGTACAACGGGAAGGATTTCGGCGTGGTGGCCGTGGACACCGCCTGCCACAACCCGAACGTGCAGGCTGCATAG
- a CDS encoding DUF6682 family protein — MQAKQIIKPVLDALNEDIADPVRWTREDLLEFVTDGMYQIVLLRPDANAVVEAVPLAGGSKQTLPARGTQLLGVVRNMGADGRTPGRAVSLVERPALDAVSRMWHMDAPCSEIDHYAYNEKVPTVFWVCPVPEEGVWVELEYGVVPSALTGLDDETDLGDIWKGPLMDYVFHRCYGVNASSPADLMKSKEYLSRFYLSLGEEAKARLVFNPNAEQGSAS, encoded by the coding sequence GTGCAAGCGAAACAGATCATCAAGCCGGTTCTGGATGCCCTGAACGAGGATATTGCCGATCCGGTGCGCTGGACTCGTGAGGACCTGCTCGAATTCGTCACGGACGGCATGTACCAGATCGTGCTTCTGCGTCCGGACGCCAATGCCGTGGTCGAAGCCGTGCCTCTGGCTGGCGGGTCCAAGCAGACCTTGCCCGCGCGGGGGACGCAGCTTCTCGGCGTGGTCCGCAACATGGGCGCGGACGGCAGGACTCCGGGGCGGGCCGTGTCCCTTGTGGAACGCCCTGCGCTCGATGCCGTAAGCCGAATGTGGCACATGGACGCGCCATGCAGCGAGATCGACCACTATGCCTACAACGAGAAGGTTCCCACCGTGTTCTGGGTCTGTCCGGTGCCGGAAGAGGGCGTCTGGGTGGAACTGGAATACGGGGTGGTGCCTTCGGCCCTGACCGGATTGGATGACGAGACGGATTTGGGCGACATCTGGAAGGGACCGCTCATGGATTACGTGTTTCACCGCTGCTACGGCGTGAACGCGTCTTCTCCTGCCGATCTCATGAAATCCAAGGAATACCTTTCCCGCTTCTACCTGTCCCTTGGCGAGGAAGCCAAGGCGCGACTGGTGTTCAACCCGAATGCGGAACAGGGGAGCGCGTCATGA